In Choloepus didactylus isolate mChoDid1 chromosome 6, mChoDid1.pri, whole genome shotgun sequence, one DNA window encodes the following:
- the LOC119538720 gene encoding olfactory receptor 151-like codes for MAAENHSTVTEFILGGLTNRPELQLLLFLLFLGIYMVTMVGNLGMITLIHLNSQLHTPMYFFLSNLSLVDMCYSSVITPKMLVNFVSEKNIISYMGCFSQLYFFLVFVIAECYMLTVMAYDRYVAICNPLLYNIIMSQQVCSLLVAVVYIVGLIGSTIETALMLKLPYCEVLISHYFCDIVPLMKLSCTSTYDVQIVVFFLAGFNIVVTSLTVLVSYAFILSSIICISTTEGRSKAFGTCSSHLAAVGIFYGSTAFMYLKPSTASSLAQENVASVFYTTVIPMLNPLIYSLRNKEVKGAMQKTLQRKLF; via the coding sequence ATGGCTGCAGAAAATCACTCCACAGTGACAGAGTTCATTCTTGGGGGACTAACAAATCGGCCAGAGCTCCagctcctccttttcctcctcttcctcggGATCTACATGGTCACCATGGTAGGGAACCTGGGCATGATCACCCTAATCCATCTCAATTCTcagcttcacacccccatgtacttcttcctcagcaATTTGTCCCTTGTGGACATGTGCTACTCGTCTGTGATTACCCCTAAAATGCTGGTGAACTTTGTGTCAGAGAAAAACATCATCTCCTACATGGGCTGCTTCTCACAGCTCTacttcttccttgtttttgtcATTGCTGAGTGTTATATGCTGacagtgatggcctatgaccgctatgtcgCCATCTGTAACCCTTTGCTTTATAACATCATCATGTCCCAGCAAGTCTGCTCTCTGCTGGTGGCTGTGGTCTACATCGTGGGGCTCATTGGCTCAACAATAGAGACTGCCCTCATGTTAAAACTGCCCTATTGTGAGGTCCTCATCAGTCATTACTTCTGTGACATCGTCCCTCTCATGAAGCTCTCCTGCACTAGCACCTACGATGTCcagattgtagttttctttttggcTGGATTCAACATTGTAGTCACCAGCTTAACAGTCCTTGTTTCCTATGCcttcatcctctccagcatcATCTGCATCAGCACCACGGAGGGCAGGTCCAAAGCCTTTGGCACCTGCAGTTCCCACCTGGCAGCTGTGGGAATATTCTATGGCTCTACCGCATTCATGTACTTAAAGCCCTCCACTGCCAGTTCCCTGGCCCAGGAGAACGTGGCCTCCGTGTTCTACACCACCGTGATCCCCATGCTGAATCCCCTGATCTACAGTCTGAGGAACAAGGAGGTCAAGGGTGCCATGCAGAAAACACTgcagagaaaattattttga